The Anomalospiza imberbis isolate Cuckoo-Finch-1a 21T00152 chromosome 7, ASM3175350v1, whole genome shotgun sequence genome has a window encoding:
- the HNRNPA3 gene encoding heterogeneous nuclear ribonucleoprotein A3 isoform X5, which yields MAAIKEEREVEDYKRKGRRSSQQKYRRLNKGHEPKEPEQLRKLFIGGLSFETTDDSLREHFEKWGTLTDCVVMRDPQTKRSRGFGFVTYSCVEEVDAAMSARPHKVDGRVVEPKRAVSREDSVKPGAHLTVKKIFVGGIKEDTEEYNLREYFEKYGKIETIEVMEDRQSGKKRGFAFVTFDDHDTVDKIVVQKYHTINGHNCEVKKALSKQEMQTASSQRVKYFVGRGGGSGNFMGRGNFGGGGGNFGRGGNFGGRGGYGGGGGGGGSRGSFGGGDGYNGFGDGGNYGGGPGYGSRGGYGGGGGPGYGNPGGGYGGGGGGYDGYNEGGNFGGGNYGGSGNYNDFGNYSGQQQSNYGPMKGGGSFGGRSSGSPYGGGYGSGSGSGGYGGRRF from the exons ATGGCTGCTATtaaggaagagagagaagtgGAAGACTACAAGAGGAAAGGAAGACGATCCTCACAG CAGAAATACCGTAGACTGAATAAG gGCCATGAGCCAAAGGAGCCAGAGCAGTTGAGAAAGCTGTTCATTGGAGGTCTGAGCTTTGAAACAACAGATGATAGCTTGAGAGAGCACTTCGAGAAATGGGGCACACTCACAGACTGTGTG GTGATGAGAGACCCACAAACAAAACGTTCCAGAGGCTTTGGCTTTGTGACTTACTCCTGTGTGGAGGAGGTGGATGCTGCCATGAGCGCTCGACCACATAAGGTTGATGGACGCGTGGTTGAACCAAAGAGAGCAGTTTCCAGGGAG GATTCTGTAAAGCCTGGGGCACacctcacagtaaagaaaatatttgttggTGGAATTAAAGAAGATACAGAAGAATATAATCTAAGGgaatactttgaaaaatatggaaagatTGAAACCATAGAGGTCATGGAAGACAGGCAGAGTGGAAAGAAGAGAGGCTTCGCTTTTGTTACTTTTGATGATCATGATACAGTTGATAAAATTGTTG TTCAGAAATACCATACTATAAATGGACACAACTGTGAAGTGAAAAAAGCGCTCTCAAAACAAGAGATGCAGACTGCTAGCTCTCAGAGAG tgaaatattttgtaGGTCGTGGGGGTGGCTCAGGCAACTTCATGGGCCGTGGAAACTTCGGAGGCGGTGGAGGGAATTTTGGCCGCGGAGGAAACTTTGGTGGGAGAG GAGGCTATGGGGGTGGTGGTGGCggtggtgggagcagaggaagcTTTGGGGGTGGTGACGGATACAATGGATTTGGTGATG GTGGCAACTATGGAGGTGGTCCTGGCTATGGCAGCAGAGGAGGTTATGGTGGTGGTGGAGGACCAGGATATGGAAACCCAGGTGGTGGATacggaggtggaggaggaggataTGATGGCTACAATGAAGGAGGAAATTTTGGTGGTG GTAATTATGGTGGAAGTGGAAACTATAATGATTTTGGAAATTACAGTGGACAACAGCAGTCTAACTATGGTCCCATGAAaggtggtggcagctttggTGGCAGAAGTTCAGGCAGTCCCTATGGTG GTGGTTATGGATCTGGAAGTGGAAGTGGGGGCTATGGTGGTAGAAGATTCTAA
- the HNRNPA3 gene encoding heterogeneous nuclear ribonucleoprotein A3 isoform X4 — translation MAAIKEEREVEDYKRKGRRSSQGHEPKEPEQLRKLFIGGLSFETTDDSLREHFEKWGTLTDCVVMRDPQTKRSRGFGFVTYSCVEEVDAAMSARPHKVDGRVVEPKRAVSREDSVKPGAHLTVKKIFVGGIKEDTEEYNLREYFEKYGKIETIEVMEDRQSGKKRGFAFVTFDDHDTVDKIVVQKYHTINGHNCEVKKALSKQEMQTASSQRVKYFVGRGGGSGNFMGRGNFGGGGGNFGRGGNFGGRGKHSHLFCVLGGYGGGGGGGGSRGSFGGGDGYNGFGDGGNYGGGPGYGSRGGYGGGGGPGYGNPGGGYGGGGGGYDGYNEGGNFGGGNYGGSGNYNDFGNYSGQQQSNYGPMKGGGSFGGRSSGSPYGGGYGSGSGSGGYGGRRF, via the exons ATGGCTGCTATtaaggaagagagagaagtgGAAGACTACAAGAGGAAAGGAAGACGATCCTCACAG gGCCATGAGCCAAAGGAGCCAGAGCAGTTGAGAAAGCTGTTCATTGGAGGTCTGAGCTTTGAAACAACAGATGATAGCTTGAGAGAGCACTTCGAGAAATGGGGCACACTCACAGACTGTGTG GTGATGAGAGACCCACAAACAAAACGTTCCAGAGGCTTTGGCTTTGTGACTTACTCCTGTGTGGAGGAGGTGGATGCTGCCATGAGCGCTCGACCACATAAGGTTGATGGACGCGTGGTTGAACCAAAGAGAGCAGTTTCCAGGGAG GATTCTGTAAAGCCTGGGGCACacctcacagtaaagaaaatatttgttggTGGAATTAAAGAAGATACAGAAGAATATAATCTAAGGgaatactttgaaaaatatggaaagatTGAAACCATAGAGGTCATGGAAGACAGGCAGAGTGGAAAGAAGAGAGGCTTCGCTTTTGTTACTTTTGATGATCATGATACAGTTGATAAAATTGTTG TTCAGAAATACCATACTATAAATGGACACAACTGTGAAGTGAAAAAAGCGCTCTCAAAACAAGAGATGCAGACTGCTAGCTCTCAGAGAG tgaaatattttgtaGGTCGTGGGGGTGGCTCAGGCAACTTCATGGGCCGTGGAAACTTCGGAGGCGGTGGAGGGAATTTTGGCCGCGGAGGAAACTTTGGTGGGAGAG GAAAACATTCTCATCTGTTTTGTGTTCTAGGAGGCTATGGGGGTGGTGGTGGCggtggtgggagcagaggaagcTTTGGGGGTGGTGACGGATACAATGGATTTGGTGATG GTGGCAACTATGGAGGTGGTCCTGGCTATGGCAGCAGAGGAGGTTATGGTGGTGGTGGAGGACCAGGATATGGAAACCCAGGTGGTGGATacggaggtggaggaggaggataTGATGGCTACAATGAAGGAGGAAATTTTGGTGGTG GTAATTATGGTGGAAGTGGAAACTATAATGATTTTGGAAATTACAGTGGACAACAGCAGTCTAACTATGGTCCCATGAAaggtggtggcagctttggTGGCAGAAGTTCAGGCAGTCCCTATGGTG GTGGTTATGGATCTGGAAGTGGAAGTGGGGGCTATGGTGGTAGAAGATTCTAA
- the HNRNPA3 gene encoding heterogeneous nuclear ribonucleoprotein A3 isoform X8 — MAAIKEEREVEDYKRKGRRSSQQKYRRLNKGHEPKEPEQLRKLFIGGLSFETTDDSLREHFEKWGTLTDCVVMRDPQTKRSRGFGFVTYSCVEEVDAAMSARPHKVDGRVVEPKRAVSREDSVKPGAHLTVKKIFVGGIKEDTEEYNLREYFEKYGKIETIEVMEDRQSGKKRGFAFVTFDDHDTVDKIVVQKYHTINGHNCEVKKALSKQEMQTASSQRGRGGGSGNFMGRGNFGGGGGNFGRGGNFGGRGGNYGGGPGYGSRGGYGGGGGPGYGNPGGGYGGGGGGYDGYNEGGNFGGGNYGGSGNYNDFGNYSGQQQSNYGPMKGGGSFGGRSSGSPYGGGYGSGSGSGGYGGRRF, encoded by the exons ATGGCTGCTATtaaggaagagagagaagtgGAAGACTACAAGAGGAAAGGAAGACGATCCTCACAG CAGAAATACCGTAGACTGAATAAG gGCCATGAGCCAAAGGAGCCAGAGCAGTTGAGAAAGCTGTTCATTGGAGGTCTGAGCTTTGAAACAACAGATGATAGCTTGAGAGAGCACTTCGAGAAATGGGGCACACTCACAGACTGTGTG GTGATGAGAGACCCACAAACAAAACGTTCCAGAGGCTTTGGCTTTGTGACTTACTCCTGTGTGGAGGAGGTGGATGCTGCCATGAGCGCTCGACCACATAAGGTTGATGGACGCGTGGTTGAACCAAAGAGAGCAGTTTCCAGGGAG GATTCTGTAAAGCCTGGGGCACacctcacagtaaagaaaatatttgttggTGGAATTAAAGAAGATACAGAAGAATATAATCTAAGGgaatactttgaaaaatatggaaagatTGAAACCATAGAGGTCATGGAAGACAGGCAGAGTGGAAAGAAGAGAGGCTTCGCTTTTGTTACTTTTGATGATCATGATACAGTTGATAAAATTGTTG TTCAGAAATACCATACTATAAATGGACACAACTGTGAAGTGAAAAAAGCGCTCTCAAAACAAGAGATGCAGACTGCTAGCTCTCAGAGAG GTCGTGGGGGTGGCTCAGGCAACTTCATGGGCCGTGGAAACTTCGGAGGCGGTGGAGGGAATTTTGGCCGCGGAGGAAACTTTGGTGGGAGAG GTGGCAACTATGGAGGTGGTCCTGGCTATGGCAGCAGAGGAGGTTATGGTGGTGGTGGAGGACCAGGATATGGAAACCCAGGTGGTGGATacggaggtggaggaggaggataTGATGGCTACAATGAAGGAGGAAATTTTGGTGGTG GTAATTATGGTGGAAGTGGAAACTATAATGATTTTGGAAATTACAGTGGACAACAGCAGTCTAACTATGGTCCCATGAAaggtggtggcagctttggTGGCAGAAGTTCAGGCAGTCCCTATGGTG GTGGTTATGGATCTGGAAGTGGAAGTGGGGGCTATGGTGGTAGAAGATTCTAA
- the HNRNPA3 gene encoding heterogeneous nuclear ribonucleoprotein A3 isoform X1, translated as MAAIKEEREVEDYKRKGRRSSQQKYRRLNKGHEPKEPEQLRKLFIGGLSFETTDDSLREHFEKWGTLTDCVVMRDPQTKRSRGFGFVTYSCVEEVDAAMSARPHKVDGRVVEPKRAVSREDSVKPGAHLTVKKIFVGGIKEDTEEYNLREYFEKYGKIETIEVMEDRQSGKKRGFAFVTFDDHDTVDKIVVQKYHTINGHNCEVKKALSKQEMQTASSQRVKYFVGRGGGSGNFMGRGNFGGGGGNFGRGGNFGGRGKHSHLFCVLGGYGGGGGGGGSRGSFGGGDGYNGFGDGGNYGGGPGYGSRGGYGGGGGPGYGNPGGGYGGGGGGYDGYNEGGNFGGGNYGGSGNYNDFGNYSGQQQSNYGPMKGGGSFGGRSSGSPYGGGYGSGSGSGGYGGRRF; from the exons ATGGCTGCTATtaaggaagagagagaagtgGAAGACTACAAGAGGAAAGGAAGACGATCCTCACAG CAGAAATACCGTAGACTGAATAAG gGCCATGAGCCAAAGGAGCCAGAGCAGTTGAGAAAGCTGTTCATTGGAGGTCTGAGCTTTGAAACAACAGATGATAGCTTGAGAGAGCACTTCGAGAAATGGGGCACACTCACAGACTGTGTG GTGATGAGAGACCCACAAACAAAACGTTCCAGAGGCTTTGGCTTTGTGACTTACTCCTGTGTGGAGGAGGTGGATGCTGCCATGAGCGCTCGACCACATAAGGTTGATGGACGCGTGGTTGAACCAAAGAGAGCAGTTTCCAGGGAG GATTCTGTAAAGCCTGGGGCACacctcacagtaaagaaaatatttgttggTGGAATTAAAGAAGATACAGAAGAATATAATCTAAGGgaatactttgaaaaatatggaaagatTGAAACCATAGAGGTCATGGAAGACAGGCAGAGTGGAAAGAAGAGAGGCTTCGCTTTTGTTACTTTTGATGATCATGATACAGTTGATAAAATTGTTG TTCAGAAATACCATACTATAAATGGACACAACTGTGAAGTGAAAAAAGCGCTCTCAAAACAAGAGATGCAGACTGCTAGCTCTCAGAGAG tgaaatattttgtaGGTCGTGGGGGTGGCTCAGGCAACTTCATGGGCCGTGGAAACTTCGGAGGCGGTGGAGGGAATTTTGGCCGCGGAGGAAACTTTGGTGGGAGAG GAAAACATTCTCATCTGTTTTGTGTTCTAGGAGGCTATGGGGGTGGTGGTGGCggtggtgggagcagaggaagcTTTGGGGGTGGTGACGGATACAATGGATTTGGTGATG GTGGCAACTATGGAGGTGGTCCTGGCTATGGCAGCAGAGGAGGTTATGGTGGTGGTGGAGGACCAGGATATGGAAACCCAGGTGGTGGATacggaggtggaggaggaggataTGATGGCTACAATGAAGGAGGAAATTTTGGTGGTG GTAATTATGGTGGAAGTGGAAACTATAATGATTTTGGAAATTACAGTGGACAACAGCAGTCTAACTATGGTCCCATGAAaggtggtggcagctttggTGGCAGAAGTTCAGGCAGTCCCTATGGTG GTGGTTATGGATCTGGAAGTGGAAGTGGGGGCTATGGTGGTAGAAGATTCTAA
- the HNRNPA3 gene encoding heterogeneous nuclear ribonucleoprotein A3 isoform X6 has translation MAAIKEEREVEDYKRKGRRSSQQKYRRLNKGHEPKEPEQLRKLFIGGLSFETTDDSLREHFEKWGTLTDCVVMRDPQTKRSRGFGFVTYSCVEEVDAAMSARPHKVDGRVVEPKRAVSREDSVKPGAHLTVKKIFVGGIKEDTEEYNLREYFEKYGKIETIEVMEDRQSGKKRGFAFVTFDDHDTVDKIVVQKYHTINGHNCEVKKALSKQEMQTASSQRGRGGGSGNFMGRGNFGGGGGNFGRGGNFGGRGGYGGGGGGGGSRGSFGGGDGYNGFGDGGNYGGGPGYGSRGGYGGGGGPGYGNPGGGYGGGGGGYDGYNEGGNFGGGNYGGSGNYNDFGNYSGQQQSNYGPMKGGGSFGGRSSGSPYGGGYGSGSGSGGYGGRRF, from the exons ATGGCTGCTATtaaggaagagagagaagtgGAAGACTACAAGAGGAAAGGAAGACGATCCTCACAG CAGAAATACCGTAGACTGAATAAG gGCCATGAGCCAAAGGAGCCAGAGCAGTTGAGAAAGCTGTTCATTGGAGGTCTGAGCTTTGAAACAACAGATGATAGCTTGAGAGAGCACTTCGAGAAATGGGGCACACTCACAGACTGTGTG GTGATGAGAGACCCACAAACAAAACGTTCCAGAGGCTTTGGCTTTGTGACTTACTCCTGTGTGGAGGAGGTGGATGCTGCCATGAGCGCTCGACCACATAAGGTTGATGGACGCGTGGTTGAACCAAAGAGAGCAGTTTCCAGGGAG GATTCTGTAAAGCCTGGGGCACacctcacagtaaagaaaatatttgttggTGGAATTAAAGAAGATACAGAAGAATATAATCTAAGGgaatactttgaaaaatatggaaagatTGAAACCATAGAGGTCATGGAAGACAGGCAGAGTGGAAAGAAGAGAGGCTTCGCTTTTGTTACTTTTGATGATCATGATACAGTTGATAAAATTGTTG TTCAGAAATACCATACTATAAATGGACACAACTGTGAAGTGAAAAAAGCGCTCTCAAAACAAGAGATGCAGACTGCTAGCTCTCAGAGAG GTCGTGGGGGTGGCTCAGGCAACTTCATGGGCCGTGGAAACTTCGGAGGCGGTGGAGGGAATTTTGGCCGCGGAGGAAACTTTGGTGGGAGAG GAGGCTATGGGGGTGGTGGTGGCggtggtgggagcagaggaagcTTTGGGGGTGGTGACGGATACAATGGATTTGGTGATG GTGGCAACTATGGAGGTGGTCCTGGCTATGGCAGCAGAGGAGGTTATGGTGGTGGTGGAGGACCAGGATATGGAAACCCAGGTGGTGGATacggaggtggaggaggaggataTGATGGCTACAATGAAGGAGGAAATTTTGGTGGTG GTAATTATGGTGGAAGTGGAAACTATAATGATTTTGGAAATTACAGTGGACAACAGCAGTCTAACTATGGTCCCATGAAaggtggtggcagctttggTGGCAGAAGTTCAGGCAGTCCCTATGGTG GTGGTTATGGATCTGGAAGTGGAAGTGGGGGCTATGGTGGTAGAAGATTCTAA
- the HNRNPA3 gene encoding heterogeneous nuclear ribonucleoprotein A3 isoform X3 → MAAIKEEREVEDYKRKGRRSSQQKYRRLNKGHEPKEPEQLRKLFIGGLSFETTDDSLREHFEKWGTLTDCVVMRDPQTKRSRGFGFVTYSCVEEVDAAMSARPHKVDGRVVEPKRAVSREDSVKPGAHLTVKKIFVGGIKEDTEEYNLREYFEKYGKIETIEVMEDRQSGKKRGFAFVTFDDHDTVDKIVVQKYHTINGHNCEVKKALSKQEMQTASSQRGRGGGSGNFMGRGNFGGGGGNFGRGGNFGGRGKHSHLFCVLGGYGGGGGGGGSRGSFGGGDGYNGFGDGGNYGGGPGYGSRGGYGGGGGPGYGNPGGGYGGGGGGYDGYNEGGNFGGGNYGGSGNYNDFGNYSGQQQSNYGPMKGGGSFGGRSSGSPYGGGYGSGSGSGGYGGRRF, encoded by the exons ATGGCTGCTATtaaggaagagagagaagtgGAAGACTACAAGAGGAAAGGAAGACGATCCTCACAG CAGAAATACCGTAGACTGAATAAG gGCCATGAGCCAAAGGAGCCAGAGCAGTTGAGAAAGCTGTTCATTGGAGGTCTGAGCTTTGAAACAACAGATGATAGCTTGAGAGAGCACTTCGAGAAATGGGGCACACTCACAGACTGTGTG GTGATGAGAGACCCACAAACAAAACGTTCCAGAGGCTTTGGCTTTGTGACTTACTCCTGTGTGGAGGAGGTGGATGCTGCCATGAGCGCTCGACCACATAAGGTTGATGGACGCGTGGTTGAACCAAAGAGAGCAGTTTCCAGGGAG GATTCTGTAAAGCCTGGGGCACacctcacagtaaagaaaatatttgttggTGGAATTAAAGAAGATACAGAAGAATATAATCTAAGGgaatactttgaaaaatatggaaagatTGAAACCATAGAGGTCATGGAAGACAGGCAGAGTGGAAAGAAGAGAGGCTTCGCTTTTGTTACTTTTGATGATCATGATACAGTTGATAAAATTGTTG TTCAGAAATACCATACTATAAATGGACACAACTGTGAAGTGAAAAAAGCGCTCTCAAAACAAGAGATGCAGACTGCTAGCTCTCAGAGAG GTCGTGGGGGTGGCTCAGGCAACTTCATGGGCCGTGGAAACTTCGGAGGCGGTGGAGGGAATTTTGGCCGCGGAGGAAACTTTGGTGGGAGAG GAAAACATTCTCATCTGTTTTGTGTTCTAGGAGGCTATGGGGGTGGTGGTGGCggtggtgggagcagaggaagcTTTGGGGGTGGTGACGGATACAATGGATTTGGTGATG GTGGCAACTATGGAGGTGGTCCTGGCTATGGCAGCAGAGGAGGTTATGGTGGTGGTGGAGGACCAGGATATGGAAACCCAGGTGGTGGATacggaggtggaggaggaggataTGATGGCTACAATGAAGGAGGAAATTTTGGTGGTG GTAATTATGGTGGAAGTGGAAACTATAATGATTTTGGAAATTACAGTGGACAACAGCAGTCTAACTATGGTCCCATGAAaggtggtggcagctttggTGGCAGAAGTTCAGGCAGTCCCTATGGTG GTGGTTATGGATCTGGAAGTGGAAGTGGGGGCTATGGTGGTAGAAGATTCTAA
- the HNRNPA3 gene encoding heterogeneous nuclear ribonucleoprotein A3 isoform X7 — translation MAAIKEEREVEDYKRKGRRSSQQKYRRLNKGHEPKEPEQLRKLFIGGLSFETTDDSLREHFEKWGTLTDCVVMRDPQTKRSRGFGFVTYSCVEEVDAAMSARPHKVDGRVVEPKRAVSREDSVKPGAHLTVKKIFVGGIKEDTEEYNLREYFEKYGKIETIEVMEDRQSGKKRGFAFVTFDDHDTVDKIVVQKYHTINGHNCEVKKALSKQEMQTASSQRVKYFVGRGGGSGNFMGRGNFGGGGGNFGRGGNFGGRGGNYGGGPGYGSRGGYGGGGGPGYGNPGGGYGGGGGGYDGYNEGGNFGGGNYGGSGNYNDFGNYSGQQQSNYGPMKGGGSFGGRSSGSPYGGGYGSGSGSGGYGGRRF, via the exons ATGGCTGCTATtaaggaagagagagaagtgGAAGACTACAAGAGGAAAGGAAGACGATCCTCACAG CAGAAATACCGTAGACTGAATAAG gGCCATGAGCCAAAGGAGCCAGAGCAGTTGAGAAAGCTGTTCATTGGAGGTCTGAGCTTTGAAACAACAGATGATAGCTTGAGAGAGCACTTCGAGAAATGGGGCACACTCACAGACTGTGTG GTGATGAGAGACCCACAAACAAAACGTTCCAGAGGCTTTGGCTTTGTGACTTACTCCTGTGTGGAGGAGGTGGATGCTGCCATGAGCGCTCGACCACATAAGGTTGATGGACGCGTGGTTGAACCAAAGAGAGCAGTTTCCAGGGAG GATTCTGTAAAGCCTGGGGCACacctcacagtaaagaaaatatttgttggTGGAATTAAAGAAGATACAGAAGAATATAATCTAAGGgaatactttgaaaaatatggaaagatTGAAACCATAGAGGTCATGGAAGACAGGCAGAGTGGAAAGAAGAGAGGCTTCGCTTTTGTTACTTTTGATGATCATGATACAGTTGATAAAATTGTTG TTCAGAAATACCATACTATAAATGGACACAACTGTGAAGTGAAAAAAGCGCTCTCAAAACAAGAGATGCAGACTGCTAGCTCTCAGAGAG tgaaatattttgtaGGTCGTGGGGGTGGCTCAGGCAACTTCATGGGCCGTGGAAACTTCGGAGGCGGTGGAGGGAATTTTGGCCGCGGAGGAAACTTTGGTGGGAGAG GTGGCAACTATGGAGGTGGTCCTGGCTATGGCAGCAGAGGAGGTTATGGTGGTGGTGGAGGACCAGGATATGGAAACCCAGGTGGTGGATacggaggtggaggaggaggataTGATGGCTACAATGAAGGAGGAAATTTTGGTGGTG GTAATTATGGTGGAAGTGGAAACTATAATGATTTTGGAAATTACAGTGGACAACAGCAGTCTAACTATGGTCCCATGAAaggtggtggcagctttggTGGCAGAAGTTCAGGCAGTCCCTATGGTG GTGGTTATGGATCTGGAAGTGGAAGTGGGGGCTATGGTGGTAGAAGATTCTAA
- the HNRNPA3 gene encoding heterogeneous nuclear ribonucleoprotein A3 isoform X2, which produces MAAIKEEREVEDYKRKGRRSSQKYRRLNKGHEPKEPEQLRKLFIGGLSFETTDDSLREHFEKWGTLTDCVVMRDPQTKRSRGFGFVTYSCVEEVDAAMSARPHKVDGRVVEPKRAVSREDSVKPGAHLTVKKIFVGGIKEDTEEYNLREYFEKYGKIETIEVMEDRQSGKKRGFAFVTFDDHDTVDKIVVQKYHTINGHNCEVKKALSKQEMQTASSQRVKYFVGRGGGSGNFMGRGNFGGGGGNFGRGGNFGGRGKHSHLFCVLGGYGGGGGGGGSRGSFGGGDGYNGFGDGGNYGGGPGYGSRGGYGGGGGPGYGNPGGGYGGGGGGYDGYNEGGNFGGGNYGGSGNYNDFGNYSGQQQSNYGPMKGGGSFGGRSSGSPYGGGYGSGSGSGGYGGRRF; this is translated from the exons ATGGCTGCTATtaaggaagagagagaagtgGAAGACTACAAGAGGAAAGGAAGACGATCCTCACAG AAATACCGTAGACTGAATAAG gGCCATGAGCCAAAGGAGCCAGAGCAGTTGAGAAAGCTGTTCATTGGAGGTCTGAGCTTTGAAACAACAGATGATAGCTTGAGAGAGCACTTCGAGAAATGGGGCACACTCACAGACTGTGTG GTGATGAGAGACCCACAAACAAAACGTTCCAGAGGCTTTGGCTTTGTGACTTACTCCTGTGTGGAGGAGGTGGATGCTGCCATGAGCGCTCGACCACATAAGGTTGATGGACGCGTGGTTGAACCAAAGAGAGCAGTTTCCAGGGAG GATTCTGTAAAGCCTGGGGCACacctcacagtaaagaaaatatttgttggTGGAATTAAAGAAGATACAGAAGAATATAATCTAAGGgaatactttgaaaaatatggaaagatTGAAACCATAGAGGTCATGGAAGACAGGCAGAGTGGAAAGAAGAGAGGCTTCGCTTTTGTTACTTTTGATGATCATGATACAGTTGATAAAATTGTTG TTCAGAAATACCATACTATAAATGGACACAACTGTGAAGTGAAAAAAGCGCTCTCAAAACAAGAGATGCAGACTGCTAGCTCTCAGAGAG tgaaatattttgtaGGTCGTGGGGGTGGCTCAGGCAACTTCATGGGCCGTGGAAACTTCGGAGGCGGTGGAGGGAATTTTGGCCGCGGAGGAAACTTTGGTGGGAGAG GAAAACATTCTCATCTGTTTTGTGTTCTAGGAGGCTATGGGGGTGGTGGTGGCggtggtgggagcagaggaagcTTTGGGGGTGGTGACGGATACAATGGATTTGGTGATG GTGGCAACTATGGAGGTGGTCCTGGCTATGGCAGCAGAGGAGGTTATGGTGGTGGTGGAGGACCAGGATATGGAAACCCAGGTGGTGGATacggaggtggaggaggaggataTGATGGCTACAATGAAGGAGGAAATTTTGGTGGTG GTAATTATGGTGGAAGTGGAAACTATAATGATTTTGGAAATTACAGTGGACAACAGCAGTCTAACTATGGTCCCATGAAaggtggtggcagctttggTGGCAGAAGTTCAGGCAGTCCCTATGGTG GTGGTTATGGATCTGGAAGTGGAAGTGGGGGCTATGGTGGTAGAAGATTCTAA